One window from the genome of Acuticoccus sp. I52.16.1 encodes:
- a CDS encoding CaiB/BaiF CoA-transferase family protein, whose amino-acid sequence MKPLHGIRVVEISHMIMGPSCGMYLALMGAEVIKIEPPQGDKTRDLTGMGAGFFPTFNRGKKSVTLDLKSEDGLKRLHDLLATADVFVENFRDETIESMGLTPDELHALYPRLVTASCKGFLEGPYKTRTALDEVVQMMTGMAYMTGPTGRPLRIGSSATDLMAGLASAYAVMGELMQRERTGKGADIRTGLFETSLLMVCQHMVQFDLEGVEAPPMPERHFSWPVYDIFTTADDRQIFVGSVTEGQWAKLCTILGLSDYLTDPELKTRPQQIAQRHRTIPVIAEAIARQRSDPLEAALEAAGLPYSPILRPAEMYDDPHVNRPGGLFVSNETGGKSFRAPTLPFEVDGVPPVADTMDLPAIGEHNEEILGALAQTAER is encoded by the coding sequence ATGAAGCCGCTACACGGCATCCGGGTGGTCGAGATCAGCCACATGATCATGGGGCCGTCCTGCGGCATGTACCTGGCGCTCATGGGGGCGGAGGTCATCAAGATCGAGCCGCCCCAGGGCGACAAGACGCGCGATCTGACCGGCATGGGCGCCGGCTTCTTCCCGACATTCAACCGCGGCAAGAAGTCCGTCACGCTCGACCTGAAGTCCGAGGACGGGCTGAAGCGGCTGCACGACCTCCTCGCCACCGCGGACGTCTTCGTCGAGAACTTCCGCGACGAGACGATCGAGTCGATGGGGCTGACGCCGGACGAGTTGCACGCGCTCTATCCGCGCCTCGTCACCGCGTCCTGCAAGGGCTTCCTGGAGGGGCCGTACAAGACCCGCACCGCACTCGACGAGGTGGTGCAGATGATGACCGGCATGGCCTATATGACCGGCCCCACCGGGCGCCCGCTGCGCATCGGCTCCTCGGCGACGGACCTGATGGCGGGCCTTGCCAGCGCCTACGCGGTGATGGGCGAGCTGATGCAGCGCGAGCGCACGGGCAAGGGGGCCGACATTCGCACCGGCCTGTTCGAGACCAGCCTCCTGATGGTCTGCCAGCACATGGTGCAGTTCGACCTCGAAGGCGTCGAGGCGCCGCCGATGCCCGAACGGCACTTCTCCTGGCCGGTGTACGACATCTTCACCACCGCGGACGACCGCCAGATCTTCGTCGGATCGGTGACGGAAGGGCAGTGGGCCAAGCTGTGCACCATCCTTGGCCTGAGCGACTATCTCACGGATCCGGAGCTGAAGACGCGGCCGCAGCAGATCGCCCAGCGTCACCGCACCATCCCGGTGATCGCCGAGGCGATCGCCCGGCAGCGCAGCGACCCGCTGGAGGCGGCGCTGGAGGCGGCGGGGCTCCCTTATTCGCCGATCCTGCGCCCCGCGGAGATGTACGACGACCCGCACGTCAACCGACCCGGCGGGCTCTTCGTCTCCAACGAGACCGGCGGCAAGAGCTTCCGCGCGCCGACACTGCCGTTCGAGGTCGACGGGGTGCCGCCGGTCGCCGATACGATGGACCTTCCGGCGATCGGCGAGCACAACGAGGAGATCCTCGGCGCCCTGGCGCAGACCGCGGAGCGCTAG
- a CDS encoding TRAP transporter large permease subunit, giving the protein MALTGPVVVALLAATRMAGVPVSAALAVTGGAILIAYGGSVDLLVNTVGATLTQPQIGAIPLFLFMGKVMTRVGIVDDLFEVARTLVAPLRGGLGVATVLASVWLAAVSVSPVATAIAIGARALPAMQRAGAPRHRAAGLVAAGGALALLTPPAVPLMLFALAAKVSMGALFLAALLPGLFLGLLFAVGAALEIGGHGQDRTAFAGWGHVGAVFARAFAVLLAPPLILGAIALHLVTVTQAAGIGAAYALAVALLPPRRLGLAAIGEATVEALRAVVPLAALLVGAAIFVAAATVVGVPAMVADWVAGAGFTVPVFVLLFLAFVFFAALALDGAVVILVATPLALPALSVEGVDLLTTGVAIALTLGLAAITPPLGLTLYVVRNIANMPQSEVARGAWAYVLLILFALAVVLGVPALATALPRALGL; this is encoded by the coding sequence GTGGCGCTGACCGGGCCCGTCGTCGTGGCGCTGCTGGCCGCGACGCGCATGGCGGGGGTGCCCGTCTCTGCCGCGCTGGCGGTGACGGGGGGCGCCATCCTCATCGCCTACGGCGGCAGCGTCGATCTGCTGGTGAACACCGTCGGCGCGACTTTGACCCAGCCGCAGATCGGCGCGATCCCGCTCTTCCTCTTCATGGGCAAGGTGATGACGCGGGTCGGCATCGTCGACGACCTGTTCGAGGTCGCGCGGACGCTGGTCGCGCCGCTGCGGGGCGGTCTCGGCGTCGCGACGGTGCTGGCCTCGGTGTGGCTGGCGGCGGTCTCGGTCTCGCCGGTGGCGACGGCGATCGCCATCGGCGCGCGGGCCTTGCCGGCGATGCAGCGGGCGGGCGCGCCGCGGCACCGGGCGGCCGGGCTCGTCGCCGCCGGAGGGGCGCTGGCGCTGCTGACGCCGCCGGCCGTTCCGTTGATGCTGTTCGCGCTCGCCGCGAAAGTGTCGATGGGGGCGTTGTTCCTGGCGGCGTTGCTGCCGGGGCTCTTCCTGGGGCTGCTCTTCGCCGTCGGCGCGGCGCTGGAGATCGGCGGCCACGGTCAGGATCGCACCGCGTTCGCCGGCTGGGGCCATGTCGGCGCGGTGTTCGCGCGGGCGTTCGCGGTGCTGCTGGCGCCACCGCTCATCCTGGGCGCGATCGCCCTCCACCTGGTGACCGTCACGCAGGCGGCCGGCATCGGTGCCGCCTACGCGCTCGCCGTGGCGCTGCTGCCGCCGCGGCGGCTCGGGCTGGCGGCGATCGGCGAGGCGACCGTCGAGGCGCTGCGGGCGGTGGTGCCGCTGGCCGCGCTGCTGGTGGGCGCCGCGATCTTCGTGGCGGCGGCGACGGTGGTCGGCGTGCCGGCGATGGTGGCCGACTGGGTCGCCGGCGCGGGCTTCACCGTGCCCGTCTTCGTGCTGCTCTTCCTGGCGTTCGTGTTCTTCGCGGCGCTGGCGCTCGACGGGGCGGTCGTCATCCTGGTGGCGACGCCGCTGGCGCTGCCGGCGCTCTCCGTCGAGGGCGTCGACCTCCTCACCACGGGCGTCGCCATCGCGCTGACCCTCGGCCTCGCCGCGATCACGCCGCCGCTCGGCCTGACGCTCTACGTGGTGCGCAACATCGCCAACATGCCGCAGAGCGAGGTGGCGCGCGGGGCGTGGGCGTATGTGCTCCTCATCCTCTTCGCGCTAGCGGTGGTGCTGGGCGTCCCGGCCCTCGCCACCGCGCTGCCGCGCGCGCTGGGGCTTTAG
- the hppD gene encoding 4-hydroxyphenylpyruvate dioxygenase has translation MGPFPHDAPKSTITDTNPAGTDGFEFVEFAHPDPAVLDTLFRKMGYEPVATHKTKAITLYRQGRINYILNAEPGSHAADFVAEHGPCAPAMAWRVVDAQHALKRAVALGATEYTGPGKTLDVPAVVGIGGSLLYFVDTYGEDGSCYTAEFDWLGEADPQPQGVGFYYLDHLTHNVVRGNMDTWYKFYHETFNFREIRFFDIKGKMTGLTSRALTSPCGKIRIPINESTDENSQIEEYLREYKGEGIQHIAVATEWIYDATDQLAARGLEFMPGPPDTYYEMSHRRVEGHDEPIDRMKRNGILIDGEGVVGGGRTKILLQIFSKTVIGPIFFEFIQRKGDDGFGEGNFKALFESIEEDQIRRGVLAPEPAK, from the coding sequence ATGGGACCGTTCCCGCACGACGCGCCCAAGTCGACGATTACCGACACCAACCCCGCCGGCACCGACGGGTTCGAGTTCGTGGAGTTCGCCCACCCGGACCCGGCGGTGCTGGACACGCTCTTTCGCAAAATGGGCTACGAGCCGGTCGCCACCCACAAGACCAAGGCGATCACCCTCTACCGCCAGGGCCGCATCAACTACATCCTCAACGCCGAACCCGGCAGCCACGCGGCCGATTTCGTCGCCGAGCACGGCCCCTGCGCCCCGGCGATGGCCTGGCGCGTGGTCGACGCGCAGCACGCGCTGAAGCGCGCCGTCGCCCTCGGCGCCACCGAATATACCGGGCCGGGCAAGACGCTCGACGTCCCGGCGGTCGTCGGCATCGGCGGCTCGCTGCTCTATTTCGTCGACACCTACGGCGAGGACGGGTCCTGCTACACGGCCGAGTTCGACTGGCTGGGCGAGGCCGATCCGCAGCCCCAAGGCGTCGGCTTCTACTACCTCGACCACCTGACCCACAACGTGGTCCGCGGCAATATGGACACTTGGTATAAGTTCTACCACGAGACGTTCAACTTCCGCGAAATCCGCTTCTTCGACATCAAGGGCAAGATGACCGGCCTCACCAGCCGGGCGCTGACGTCGCCTTGCGGCAAGATCCGCATCCCGATCAACGAGTCGACCGACGAGAACTCGCAGATCGAGGAATATCTCAGGGAATATAAAGGCGAGGGGATCCAGCACATCGCCGTCGCGACCGAGTGGATCTACGACGCGACCGACCAGCTCGCCGCCCGCGGCCTGGAATTCATGCCCGGCCCGCCGGACACCTACTACGAGATGTCCCACCGCCGCGTGGAGGGGCACGACGAGCCGATCGACCGGATGAAGCGCAACGGCATCCTGATCGACGGGGAGGGGGTCGTCGGCGGCGGGCGGACCAAGATCCTGCTGCAGATCTTCTCCAAGACCGTCATCGGGCCGATCTTCTTCGAGTTCATCCAGCGCAAGGGGGACGACGGGTTCGGCGAGGGCAACTTCAAGGCGCTCTTCGAGTCCATCGAGGAAGACCAGATCCGCCGCGGCGTGCTGGCGCCCGAGCCGGCGAAATAG